One Anastrepha ludens isolate Willacy unplaced genomic scaffold, idAnaLude1.1 ptg000033l, whole genome shotgun sequence genomic region harbors:
- the LOC128871197 gene encoding uncharacterized protein LOC128871197 produces the protein MKERPDIAKNFTRRAPNEVEQFWESVREELNSLGPPSKSISEWKKVWSDFKSAVKKKLGHNKREFQATGGGENRELPLSSLEDDVAVLVGLNDCVGGIKNSKEFGVPQRRIIEHATPLNSEQVVEDITPSTSKRAREGTNSYTSRDAICIELLENEDVENNQNIRNELRKKKQIGVQESLYSKVSEGVGAQELHFKNVKKELKNLTRSVDRLGDHQKKNNEILQAFLEETKRHNMAMETNAIEKLRMKQELLSIELGEVNKQLRLKKRL, from the exons ATGAAGGAGCGTCCcgatattgcaaaaaattttaccagaaggGCTCCTAACGAGGTAGAGCAATTTTGGGAGAGTGTGCGTGAGGAACTGAATTCATTAGGGCCTCCATCGAAGAGTATTTCAGAATGGAAAAAG GTTTGGTCAGATTTTAAATCAGCAGTAAAGAAAAAGTTGGGGCACAATAAAAGGGAATTTCAAGCAACTGGTGGAGGCGAAAATAGGGAACTACCTTTATCGTCGCTAGAAGATGATGTTGCTGTTCTAGTGGGCCTAAACGACTGTGTTGGTggcattaaaaattcaaaagagtTTGGAGTGCCTCAGAGGAGAATTATTGAGCATGCCACTCCACTAAATTCAGAGCAGGTGGTTGAAGACATTACTCCATCTACATCGAAGAGAGCTCGTGAGGGTACAAATTCATATACTTCGAGAGACGCCATCTGCATAGAGTTGTTGGAAAATGAAGATGTGGAAAATAACCAAAACATTCGAAATGAACTccgaaaaaaaaagcaaatcggTGTGCAGGAGAGCTTATATTCAAAAGTTTCGGAAGGTGTTGGGGCACAGGAActacattttaaaaatgtaaaaaaagaactgaaaaatcTGACTAGGTCGGTTGACCGTCTGGGTGATCACCAgaagaaaaacaatgaaattctCCAAGCTTTTCTTGAGGAGACAAAAAGACATAATATGGCTATGGAGACAAATGCTATTGAAAAATTAAGGATGAAACAAGAACTTTTAAGCATTGAATTAGGAGAAGTTAACAAGCAATTGAGACTTAAAAAACGACTGTga